A stretch of DNA from Nonlabens ponticola:
TCGATACTGTTAAGCATGTTGAAGAAGAAGTATGGGCTACCTTTATTGAGCAGGCGCAAATTGCTTATGAGCAATGGAAAGACGAGCATCCAGATCTAATGATTCATAATGATCCGTTTTTTATCATTGGTGAGTTGTATGGTTATTACGCGGCTGGTGGTCGCGCGTACAATTTCAATGAGGTGCCCGTAGATTATTTTAATGTAGGGTATGATGCGATGATCAATTTTGGTTTTAAGGAAGATGCAGGACTTAATTATAAAGCCTTATTTCAAAAATATGCTGACATCAAATCAAATCTCAACAAGGAGACAGATAGCGATGTCGTTAGTTTCATGAATTATATAAGTTCACATGATGATGGCCAGCCATACGATCCTCAACGTGAGTCAGGTATAGAGGCAGGAACTAAGCTGCTATTATCGCCAGGAATTTCTCAAATCTATTACGGTGACGAGAGTTCAAGGATTTTAAGTGCTGACGGTGCAGAAGGCGATGCAAACCTGAGAACAAACATGAATTGGGACAATATGGATGATGCCACGTTAGAACATTGGCAGCAGCTGGGAAGATTCCGTAGGGATCATCCAGCAGTAGGTGCTGGTAAGCATTATAGTCTCGATCATACTGGTAGTGGCACGCTAGCGGCCAGATTTTATGAAAAAGACGATTATAAGGATGATGTCTTGATAGGAGCTGGACTAGAAAATGGTGAGATTACCATTGATGTGTCCAAGGTGTTTCCTGACATAGACGAGCTACGCAATGCCTACAGCGATACAATACATGTCGTTGAAGATGGTAAAATAATCACTACTGCGATAAATGGTGTAGTGCTGCTGGAGCCATATTTTTAATTAATTATCGTGTGGTGATTTTTGAATGATTACGCTTTCGCGAAAGCGTGATCCCAACAATCTACCTGTAACATTTCCAGCCTTAACACAAATTAGCAGTTTCCCGCATACTTTGATATTTCCTTGTGTATGTCAGGTGTGATCTCTAGTTATCTTTAAATAAAAACAACTATGAGCACCAATAACCTAAGTAATAAAGAAGCACAACAAAAGTTCAAGAAAATCGTGGAGAGCGTCGATTTTGCCATGATGTTGACACACCTAGATCAGACACCATTGCATGCGATACCCATGAGTACCAAACGAGTTGACGACAATGGTACGGTTTATTTTTTGAGTAATCGTGATAGTGAGCACAACAACAATATCGAGAACGATTCCCGCTGCCAGCTTATCTATTCAGAAAAGCACAGTATGGAATTTTTAAGTGTTTATGGTAAAGCATACATTAGTAATGATCGTGCGTTGATTCACAGTTTATATGGTTCAAGCGATGATAACTGGTTTGAAGGAAAGGATGATCCAGAGATTACAGTAATTACTTTTCACCCAGAAACTGGACATTACTGGGATTCAAAATCTAATGCACTGGTCAGTCTGTTTAAAATGGGTTATGGAGCCATCACAGGTGAGAAAATGGATGTAGGTGAGAGTGGCAGCTTGAGCAACCTGTAAAGATTGAGATTATGGCAGATTATAATAAAGAAGAAGTTTGGGACGAGTTTAAAGAAAAGCAAAACATGACTCATAATGAGTTGGAAAAATGGCTAGAAACTGAGGAGTCCAAAAATGCTGGCCGAGAAATGGACAACGGTGAGACAGTAGGTCACGCCAGCGGCCGTAGCATTTTGAAGATCAAGGAAAAGAACAAGAGCGATTTGACAGAAGCCAATTGGGATAAGATAAATGAAACCGTAGGTTATTACCATCAAAATCTACACGAGTCCCAAAAACCGTCTAGCGATGTTGAAAACAGCGCATGGTACTATGCCCTCAAAAATTGGGGTCACGATGCTTTAAAATAAATCTCAAAAATTAATTCAGAAAAAAAACCGATCATTAGATCGGTTTTTTTGTTTACAACCAGCTGGTAACAGCATTAATCGATTGTTGTAATAGATCATCTTCTTGATGATCATCGTTTTCTAATAGCCGCCGCTTGTAGTCGCTATAGCCATTTTCAGAGATGATAAGGTCCATGAGTATTTTTTTCTTTAAAAATAAATCCTCATCATTAAATTTCCTGTTAATGAAATCTTAGAAGCTATTTTTTTAGGAACTACAACTTAATTGAGAACAGCCAGGTTTATTTATGGCCCAATCTGGTCTTCTAGCATACCATTTGTCATATGCAGGTTGATCTGAATAAGGATTTTTAAGCATTTCAAATAATTCACTCATGATAGTGTAATCTCCTTGTTCTGCGGCCTCGATAGCAAGTTGAGCCATATAATTTCTCAGCACGTACTTGGGATTAGTGGCTCGCATTTTTTTGGCTCTTGCTTTCGCGAAAACGGAACTCCTATCAATCCTATCTATATATGACTGTAGCCATTCCAGCCATTGTTGTTTTATGCTAGACGGCATTATATCTATATCATAAATTGCTGGATGAATAATTTTCCAAGCAGTCAAGTGATCCATTTCTCCGTGAACTTTTATCAATTCTCTATAAAATATAGTCATATCTATAGGATGCACAGGTAATAAAGCTAGGAGACTATCAATTAGTTTTGCATCAGCATGATGGTCATCTATAAGTCCTAATTTTGCTTTCATCATTGCCTGTTGCTCAACAAGATAATTTGATTTGTACACATCTAAGATTTTTTCTAAACCATTAGTATCATCGATAACTAGGTAGAAGGAATTGGCGAGTTTCCATAGATTCCATAGAGCAATCTCAGGTTGTGATCGGTATTTATATCGTTTATGCTGATTATCTGTCGTATTAGGAGTCCAATCAGGATTATAATCGTCCATCCAGCCATAAGGACCATAATCGATGGTCAATCCCAAGACAGACATGTTATCTGTATTCATTACACCATGCACAAATCCTACACGCTGCCAATGCATGACCATCGTTAGAGTTTCATTACATATCTCTTTGAATAGCAATAGGTAGGGTTCCTTTTCTTGTGCTACAACCAATAAATGATTGAAAAGGGTCTTAATAGTGTAATCAAGAAGATTTTTCAGTAAAGTAGTATCACCACGTGAAGCAGGTAATTCAAAACTACCAAATCTTAGAAAGGACGGACTTACACGACAAACCATAGCACCCAATTCCTGAATGATAGTACCGTCATACATAGGATCTCTAGTTACTTTTTCTCCGGTAAGCGAGATACCTAAGGATCTAGTGGTTGGAATACCTAAATGATGCATCGCCTCACTGCACAAATGCTCTCTAATGCTTGATCGCAATACCGCAAAACCATCACCGCGCCTAGAGTAGGGTGTAGGTCCAGAACCTTTAAGCTGTAGATATTGTAACCCTAGATTAGTCTCAAAACCACCTAACATAATGGCGCGACCATCGCCCAACTGTCCAGCCCAATGGCCAAATTGATGACCACCATAATTCATAGCATAGGTCTTTAATTGAAGATCCAGTTGCTGGCCAGTCAACAGCTTTGCTATGTAGTTTGACTTCACCACCGATTTCTCAAGACCTAAATCCTTGGCTAACGCATTGTTGACATGAATGACGCTGGCATTTTTAAATGATTTAATCGCTACCGCAGAAAGCAGAAATTCAGGTACCTGCCTAGGAATATTACTTTCTATGGTATCGTATGGGAAATGCTGATCAATACTATTGGGATGAAGCTTTAATGACATGTCATAAAGATAAGTCAGTGACATACTCAGCGTTCATATGTAGACACAAAAAAAGCGGCGGTTTGAAACAAACCGCCGCTTAGGATATTAATAAAGTTTACTAATTATCTCTGTACTGAGATTTTGAAACTCTTAGTTGCTTGTGTAGAATTTACATTCAAGATGTAAAGACCATTAGCAATTGATGGATTCAAGTTGAATCTCATGCGTTGCGCTGTACCGTTATTACGATACTCTCTATCAAATGTAGCTACTTGCTTACCTGATAGGTCATACAATGCTGCTGTTACTTTCTCATTCTGTGGCAACTGTAGAGTGATATTTAATTCACCTGTAGTTGGGTTAGGATATGGAGCTACAACAAATGCTTCAACAAAATCATCGTTACTCAAAGTAATTATACCATCGTTCAATACAAGGAATACCTCTTCAGTGAAATCTGGTTCACCGTCTAAATTAGGAAGTATTCTAAATACTTGTGGAGTTCCTGCTGGTATATCATTTACAGTAAAGAAGAAACGCTCGAATTGATCATCGTTAACACTTTCTAGTGTCCCTAGGTCAACGTATGCATCTCTTTCAGGATTTTGTTGTTGAACTGTGTAGTTGTCAAAACCATAACCTGCAAAAGAAATACGAGCAGTTTGACGAGTAGAATCAGCATTGAATGTAGCTGCTATCGCTTCGTCCTGAATCGTTTGGAAGTCAAAGTCAAATCCACCTTCGTACGCCTCAGTAGACACACTTGTAAATGACTCACTGATTGCAAACTGACCAGTTACACCAGCTGTTGCCGCTGCGGCAGCTACACCATATCCAGCTTCTGCTTCTGCTTCGGCTTCAGCCTCTACCTCGCCAAATTGACCTCTTTCATTCTCACCTTCAGCATCTGTTTGTGCATTTGCTATATCACGGAAAGTAAAACCTTGGTTCTGTCCACCATCAAGTACACCTAGTAAAGCTCTTGGAGCTGCAACGTTGGCAGGATCAGTGTAGACTACTACTTCTACTTGAGCAAAAGTCGCACCTTCATCTTCAGCCTCTCTTTCATTGCTCTCACCATCTGGACGCGGTACACCAGCTACTGCTACTGCAACGGATACTTGTCTGTCTTGAGAATCATCTGCTCTTGCAAATGCTCTTACATTACCAGCATCACCTTCCATAGGTAGAGTAATACTTGTTGTTACTGTCTCACCAGCCGCCGCTGCTGCCGCTGCTGCGTGCAAGGTAGTTGCGATATCAGTACTTATCTGGATACCTTCATAACCTGCTGCTGCTGCAGCAACTGATGCTGCAGATGCGTTATAACCGACTTCAGCTTCAGCTTCAGTTTCAGTTTCTACTTCATATTCAAATGCGTCAAAATCAATTCCGAAATCTGGATAAGCCTCTTGTGGCTCAGGTAAAATCTCTTTTCTATCAGATTGATTGTTTGCCTCACCATCGTAGACACCAGTACTAGTTGCACTAGTAGCTACTGCAGATGCCTCAAATGGTAATGCACCATTTTTAGATTGCGCTGCATTTGAACCTGCTGCTGCTGCTGCTGCATTAAATCCTACTTCAGCTTCTGCTTCAGACTCAACTTCCGCCTCGTTTTCACTTACTTCTTCAAAAGTTCCTTTAGGGAAAAATCCTTGCTCGTTAGCAACGATCACGTCATCCCAATTACGCTCTGTCATTGTCAAGAAATCAAAATTTCTCTCACGCTCATTGAACATAGGATCTGCGATTCGTGTAGATTCTGTGGCGATATCACTATTGTCAATATCCTCTATAATCAACGTTGCAAATGCGATTGCATCACCAGCACTCACTGCACTAGCCGTTGTACCTTCAGTCGATGGCACACCACCACCAGCTTCTGCTTCGGATTCTGCCTCAGCCTCGGCGCTTGATGTAGGATTAGCATCAGTTACACTTTGATAACGATCAGACAATTCTTCAAATTGACCATTATCATCTACTTGTACTCCGTTATTGTCTACTGTTGATGTAGATACAGACGCTACAGATGCAGATGCAGCACTTGATACAGCACCATTTACACCAGCACCACCTACCGCAGCTACACCAGCTGCTGCTGATCCATTGTCCACTTCAGTTTCAGCTTCTACTTCAGATTCAACTTCGGCTTCAAAGCTATTAGCACCTTTACCATTAAATAGTTGTGGTATATCCGCTAATGAAGAGGCTTCACCAGTTTCGTTGTTGACTGAATTGAATGATCCAGTTGCAGTACCACCACCAGATCCATCGCCAGATCCTTCACCAGAACCACTACCTTCACCAGAACCTTCTTCTGGGTTGTCAGCCGTATTTCTTGACGGAGATTCAATTTCTGGTATATTAAAGAAAGATGGTTCTTCCTCAGTAACAACAGATGTTGATACAGATGTCGAAGTCTTTACATCAACAGCAGCTGTAGCAAAATCACCGGCTACCATTACAGCTGTACCAGCTGTAGCACCAGCACCAGCACCACCAGTTTCAGTTTCTACTTCAACTTCGGCCTCAGCCTCAACCTCAGTTTCACTGTCTACACCACTCGCGATTTGTGCTCCTATACGTTGTGCATTATCGCCAGTGTAATCAGCTAATCTTTCATAAGTAATCCCACTTCCTGGGAAAATCTCATTAGTAGCATCAGGGCTATTGATAGAATTGTTTGAAGAACCGCTGCCTTCGCCTGATCCAGAACCGTCACCGGATCCAGAACCGTCACCGGATCCAGAACCATCGCCTGATCCATTATCTGGATAATCTTCCTCGCCAAATTGGCTATTTGCCTCACCTTCTGCTGTTGCAGTTGGAGCTGCTGGGAACAAAATTTGGACTTCGCTTACAGATGCTTGGGTAGATGTGTTTGCATCAACACCACTTACAGAGTTGGTTGGAAACAAACCAGTCTGGCCAGTTTCACCAACTAGATATTCTGCAGCCGCAACACCAGCTGCACCAGCTGCTGTACCTGCAACAGCAACTGCTGCTCCATTCTCAACTTCAACTTCTACTTCAGATTCAACTTCAGCTTCTGCTTCAGCTAGGAAAAAATCTGCAGTTGTGTTTTTAGCTCTCAAGTCTCTACTAGAAGACTTTACTTTTTCTGGAGAATTAATTCCTGTTTCTGGCTCTTCACCAGTGGCAGCACTATCGGCTGGTTCTCTAGTTGCTGCACTAACGTTACCAGATAATTTAACTTTAGCTACAGAGTTAGGAAAGTTACTTGCTGCTGCTGCACCTAAGGCAACGGCACCAGCTACTCGTCCAGGTTCGGCCTCAGCCTCAACTTCAGCTTCTACCTCTACTTCTGGGTCTAAGATCTGCCGCGTTTCCTCTCCACCGCCATCCTGTGCATAAGCACCGGCTGCGCAGAATAGGGCTGCTAGGGTTAATACGTAATTTTTTTTCATGACATTAATTTTTTATGGATTACATTTTAATACGGTTTAAAATTACCTTTTATGTGTAAGGGGCGTCTCACAAGAAAGTCGTAAAATTTCTTACAATTGGCTGCATATTCATAAGGTTGTGTTAATGGCTTGTTGAACAATTTTATTGGAAAGTATGTTACTTCAATATCTTGGGATTGCCTATGATCCGTTAGTCAAATATCTTGTATACAATAAGTTATGAATGATTACGTCCAAGTTCACGTAAATTAAGCCTGTTCTTCTTCTTGTAAATCGAACCGTTAATCCATGTTTTCGCTAGAGATTATCACTATTTATTATGATTAGTTGTATGAAAAAACTATGGCCGTTTATGTCAAGATATAGATGAGTCAATTCTATTACTTATTTATATTATTTGTTGCGTACTATTTTGATTATTCCGCTTTCGCGAAAGCGTGATCTTAAAATATTTTCTACCTATAATAAGGACACGTTCTTCAATCGTTAATTTTTATGTAACCATGAAGTGGCTATCCTGCCATTGTTTTTATTTGTAATTATGAAAGTAAGTTTGAAAGGTTTTAAAACATTCCCGTGGCGGCGATTACCATATTTATTAATAGAGAGTGGCAAGCAATGGAACAAGGATGACGTGTGGCAGTTGAGTGCAAGTATTGCCTATTATGCAATATTGTCACTGCCTGGATTACTAGTAATCATCTTAAATGTAGTAGGACTTATCTGGGATCAAGAAATCGCGACTGGTAGATTGGTTACTGATCTATCAGGGTTGATAGGATGGGACGCAGCCGAAGATATCAATGAGCTGTTACAAACAGCAAATCAAGACGATGGCGTGATCGCTTCTATTATTGGTGTAGCGACGCTCATTTTTGGGGCAACAGGAATATTTTATCAGTTGCAGGTATCCTTAAATAAAATATGGAGACTTAAGGTTAATCCCAAAACCCCTTGGTGGAAGTTGCTTACTGATCGTGCCAAAAGCTTTGGTTTTATACTAGTTGTAGGTTTTCTTATAATGATAAGTTTTGTGCTTTCAGCATTTATTGCGGTTCTTCAAGGTTTAATTGAGGCAAACCTGCCCGATTACCTTATATATGTAGCTTATATCATCAATTTCTTGCTCTCGCTTGTAATCATCGCATTTTTATTTGCTCTTATGTTCAGGTACTTACCCGATGCATTAGTGAAATGGAAGATCATATGGCCTGGCGCAATTGTTACGGCCTTATTATTTGAATTAGGCAAATTCTTATTAGAAATCTATTTTACCAATTCATCACCTGCTAGTGCATATGGCGCTGCTGGTCTTGTGGTTCTGCTTTTATTATGGGTTTCTTATAGCGCACTCATCCTTTTCTACGGTGCTGAATTTGTCAAGATCTATGCTCAAGAATTTTTTGATGGTATTAAACCAAGTAGGAAAGCCATTAAATACAAGGAAGAGATTATTACTGTCATAGAACCTGACGATCCTATCATAGAATAGGCTAGTACAATTCTTCCATCATTAAAAATGGAGCTAGTAATCGTTCCAGCTTTTTACTAGTGCTGATCTCGCGATTATCTTGTAAGTATTGATTTATAGATTCAAGATCTTGCGTGGTCTTAACTATATTAAATTTTGAGCTGTAATGTAGGAAAACAGGATGAGCGGTAGGCTTATTATAGACTTCAAATATCTCACCGTGTCGATCGTCTTTTTTGATTTTTTCATAGAGTTCTTTAAGGTGTTTTTCATTCCCTTCAAGCACTTGAAAAAAGTTACCGATAGAATGTAGTAGAATACCACTGACATCGCACTCATCATTGCGTTCTTTAGAATATTCAAAGATGTTTGTAATATCCTCGTCAGATAGGTTTTCTGAGGTTTTGCTCAAGTAACAGATTGTATAATACAGCTTCATTTTTAATGGCGTAGAGTTAAACAAACATATTCTAATTTGTAGGAATATTTGACGTGTATATTCTGTAGGAAAAAACAGTAATTTTTTAAATTACTGATCATTAGATTTTTAGGTCTTCATTCTTACGGCTAATTATCATTTTTTTAACGCTATGCGACTGATTAGCACGATATTGTGAGACTAATGTTGTTCAAACTTTATTTTTGTGGTTTAAACAAAAGCTGCCTGTATCAGCTTTTTAAAAGTTAATAATCATGCCTGAATTACCAGAAGTACAAGGCTATAAAACCTATATCGACAGCACCTCTTTACATCATACAATTGAATCCATGGATTGTAGAGATGATCGATTGCTTAAAAAGGATATTAGAACGTTCAAGAAACATCTAGTCGGTGTTCAATTAAGTGGTACGAGACGTATAGGTAAGTATTCGTTTGTAGAAACAACCGGTGACAAGATACTTGTGATGCACTTTGGTATGACAGGAAAACCTACCTACTATAAGGATGCTGATGCCAGACCCAAATTTGGTCACATCGTATTATCATTTGAAAACGGTTTTCAGCTTGTTTTTGAGAACAAGAGAAAATTTGGTTGGTGGGATTTGATCGATGATATAGAAGCGTATAAAAAGGAGCACGATTTGAGCGATGACGCTCGAGAGTTGAGCCTTGATGACTTCAAAAAATCGTTGTCATCACGCAAGACTGATATAAAAAAGGTTATTATGGATCAAAGTGTAGCCGCCGGAATTGGTAACTGGCTTGCTGACGAAGTCTTATATCAAGCAAAAATACATCCTCAACTCAAGGTGGCTGATATGAGCGAAGAGCGCATTGAGCATTTACATAAAACCATGCAGGAAGTTATTGAGGTAACTATTGAGCATGATGCGCATTACAGCGATTTTCCTGATCATTATCTCATGCACATTAGAGAAGAAGGCGCTGACTGCCATCATACCAGCTCTAAAATCAAAAAAATCAAAGTAGGCGGTAGAGCTACCTATTTCTCACCGCAGTGGCAGGAGAAATGATGCCTTGTAATCTTTATGTATTGCAAGATGATGATATGATTACGCTTTCGCGAAAGCGGAATCATTAAAATTCTCTCAACAAACGACAGCGAGCGACGCTATCGCTAATCGTGTGAAGTAATCCTATTTATTTGTGAAGTGTTGCGATATTATGGAACTAGATTTTATTTACCGCAAAATAGCTTGATATTGTACACTAGAATTCACTGTTATCTATAGTTTTCTTAAAGTGATCATTTCAATTAAAGCGATAAGTAAAAACTTACCTACTATTCTTGTTTCTTGCAGCTTGCTACTGTTGGTCTCATGGCAGTCTTCAATTGATCCTGTAGTCAACCGCAATGATTTTAATAGAGTCATAAATGAAAGAAGAGAGATACAGCGTCAATTTAAAGATAGTGCGGTATATCTATTGCCATCAACCTATTTAGAGAGCTTTAAAAATGCCAATAGTTGGGCGCAAGCGGCAGGCACTGAAAGAGAAAAACAACAGGCCTATTTCAATTTACTGTTTTATTATTACAACCATCAGGATAGCGATAAAGTCATTGAAATCGCTAATCAATTACTTAGTGAACCGTCGTTCATGGAGGTACCTGAATCTGTCAGCACGCTAGAAGCCCTCAATTATTCTTACAATCGTATTGGGTTTTACAATAAGCAACTAGAAGTACTTCCGTTATTTATAGAACAGAATAAAAAATTTGGCTATCAGGTATTGAGTCGTGATTTTAAGGATTACCATGATCGTGCGATGATTTACTATAAACTCAAACAATATGCTAAAGCTAGAGAGAACTTTGAGCTACAGGCCGCAGCGTTTCAAGAAAATGGTAAAACCTTTAGATACGCTAGTATGCTCAACAACATTGCTCTTACTTATGAAGGACAAGGAGATTATGATAAAGCGCTTGAGACCTACTATCAAGCACTAGAAGCTCTTTCCAGCAGTGGTGCAGATGATTACTTTACTACTGAGTATCAACAGCATTTTACCAATGTGGTTCAATCAAATATTGCCAGTATTAGATTGCGGCAAGGTGACATTGAGCAAGCGGGAAAGACTTTCTTGCGTGAGATAAGCTCCAGCAAACAAGTAGGTGAGCCCAGGATCACCACACAGGCTTATATCAATATGGGTGAATGGTATTTGCTTAATAGTCAAGCGCGGCTTGCCAGTACTTATATTGATAGCGCTATTGCTTTGGAAAAGGAATTCAAGAATCCTGTGGCTAGAGCAAAAGCATTTGCGATGAAAGCCAAAGTGTTACACACAATAAGTGATGCAAAAGACGCCTATAAATATGATCTATTTGCCCAAGGAATAACCGATTCATTGTCCAGGATAAGCGCTCAGCTGCTTTTAGAAGAAGCGGCACTCAAGTATGACTTTGTCAAAGCTCGTAAAGAAGTCGATGAAGCTCGTGCCTTACTCAAAGAAAAAAACAAGCTAGAATGGCTACAGTGGATTATTGTAGGGATTTCAATAATACTGGTAGTCACATTTATTTTTCTGTATTTAAAGAGTCGCAAAGCGCGTCGTCTGTCAGAAGCTCAAAGCGAGCTCATGAGTAAAGCTGCTCACGAGAAGGAATTAATGCTGTACGAGATTCACCACAGGATTAAGAACAACTTGCAAACGGTTTCTGGAATTCTAGATTTAAAGACAAGTAATGTCGAGGATGCGCATTTTCGCAAGGTGATTGATGAATCCCAACAACTTATTCAAACTATGAATCTAGTGCACGACCAGCTATATCAATATGGCGAGGACACTGTCGTAGATATGCAAACTCATTTTGAAAAAATATGTAAAGGAATAATCGATCAATTTGACGCACAAGTTTCTTTGCATGTAAGTGCCAGAGACGCTGTGGTACACTCTGCAGATGCAACA
This window harbors:
- a CDS encoding Fpg/Nei family DNA glycosylase → MPELPEVQGYKTYIDSTSLHHTIESMDCRDDRLLKKDIRTFKKHLVGVQLSGTRRIGKYSFVETTGDKILVMHFGMTGKPTYYKDADARPKFGHIVLSFENGFQLVFENKRKFGWWDLIDDIEAYKKEHDLSDDARELSLDDFKKSLSSRKTDIKKVIMDQSVAAGIGNWLADEVLYQAKIHPQLKVADMSEERIEHLHKTMQEVIEVTIEHDAHYSDFPDHYLMHIREEGADCHHTSSKIKKIKVGGRATYFSPQWQEK
- a CDS encoding DUF3140 domain-containing protein, producing the protein MADYNKEEVWDEFKEKQNMTHNELEKWLETEESKNAGREMDNGETVGHASGRSILKIKEKNKSDLTEANWDKINETVGYYHQNLHESQKPSSDVENSAWYYALKNWGHDALK
- a CDS encoding T9SS type A sorting domain-containing protein; its protein translation is MKKNYVLTLAALFCAAGAYAQDGGGEETRQILDPEVEVEAEVEAEAEPGRVAGAVALGAAAASNFPNSVAKVKLSGNVSAATREPADSAATGEEPETGINSPEKVKSSSRDLRAKNTTADFFLAEAEAEVESEVEVEVENGAAVAVAGTAAGAAGVAAAEYLVGETGQTGLFPTNSVSGVDANTSTQASVSEVQILFPAAPTATAEGEANSQFGEEDYPDNGSGDGSGSGDGSGSGDGSGSGEGSGSSNNSINSPDATNEIFPGSGITYERLADYTGDNAQRIGAQIASGVDSETEVEAEAEVEVETETGGAGAGATAGTAVMVAGDFATAAVDVKTSTSVSTSVVTEEEPSFFNIPEIESPSRNTADNPEEGSGEGSGSGEGSGDGSGGGTATGSFNSVNNETGEASSLADIPQLFNGKGANSFEAEVESEVEAETEVDNGSAAAGVAAVGGAGVNGAVSSAASASVASVSTSTVDNNGVQVDDNGQFEELSDRYQSVTDANPTSSAEAEAESEAEAGGGVPSTEGTTASAVSAGDAIAFATLIIEDIDNSDIATESTRIADPMFNERERNFDFLTMTERNWDDVIVANEQGFFPKGTFEEVSENEAEVESEAEAEVGFNAAAAAAGSNAAQSKNGALPFEASAVATSATSTGVYDGEANNQSDRKEILPEPQEAYPDFGIDFDAFEYEVETETEAEAEVGYNASAASVAAAAAGYEGIQISTDIATTLHAAAAAAAAGETVTTSITLPMEGDAGNVRAFARADDSQDRQVSVAVAVAGVPRPDGESNEREAEDEGATFAQVEVVVYTDPANVAAPRALLGVLDGGQNQGFTFRDIANAQTDAEGENERGQFGEVEAEAEAEAEAGYGVAAAAATAGVTGQFAISESFTSVSTEAYEGGFDFDFQTIQDEAIAATFNADSTRQTARISFAGYGFDNYTVQQQNPERDAYVDLGTLESVNDDQFERFFFTVNDIPAGTPQVFRILPNLDGEPDFTEEVFLVLNDGIITLSNDDFVEAFVVAPYPNPTTGELNITLQLPQNEKVTAALYDLSGKQVATFDREYRNNGTAQRMRFNLNPSIANGLYILNVNSTQATKSFKISVQR
- a CDS encoding pyridoxamine 5'-phosphate oxidase family protein — its product is MSTNNLSNKEAQQKFKKIVESVDFAMMLTHLDQTPLHAIPMSTKRVDDNGTVYFLSNRDSEHNNNIENDSRCQLIYSEKHSMEFLSVYGKAYISNDRALIHSLYGSSDDNWFEGKDDPEITVITFHPETGHYWDSKSNALVSLFKMGYGAITGEKMDVGESGSLSNL
- a CDS encoding YihY/virulence factor BrkB family protein, producing the protein MKVSLKGFKTFPWRRLPYLLIESGKQWNKDDVWQLSASIAYYAILSLPGLLVIILNVVGLIWDQEIATGRLVTDLSGLIGWDAAEDINELLQTANQDDGVIASIIGVATLIFGATGIFYQLQVSLNKIWRLKVNPKTPWWKLLTDRAKSFGFILVVGFLIMISFVLSAFIAVLQGLIEANLPDYLIYVAYIINFLLSLVIIAFLFALMFRYLPDALVKWKIIWPGAIVTALLFELGKFLLEIYFTNSSPASAYGAAGLVVLLLLWVSYSALILFYGAEFVKIYAQEFFDGIKPSRKAIKYKEEIITVIEPDDPIIE
- a CDS encoding BLUF domain-containing protein, which codes for MSKTSENLSDEDITNIFEYSKERNDECDVSGILLHSIGNFFQVLEGNEKHLKELYEKIKKDDRHGEIFEVYNKPTAHPVFLHYSSKFNIVKTTQDLESINQYLQDNREISTSKKLERLLAPFLMMEELY
- a CDS encoding protein adenylyltransferase SelO — encoded protein: MSLKLHPNSIDQHFPYDTIESNIPRQVPEFLLSAVAIKSFKNASVIHVNNALAKDLGLEKSVVKSNYIAKLLTGQQLDLQLKTYAMNYGGHQFGHWAGQLGDGRAIMLGGFETNLGLQYLQLKGSGPTPYSRRGDGFAVLRSSIREHLCSEAMHHLGIPTTRSLGISLTGEKVTRDPMYDGTIIQELGAMVCRVSPSFLRFGSFELPASRGDTTLLKNLLDYTIKTLFNHLLVVAQEKEPYLLLFKEICNETLTMVMHWQRVGFVHGVMNTDNMSVLGLTIDYGPYGWMDDYNPDWTPNTTDNQHKRYKYRSQPEIALWNLWKLANSFYLVIDDTNGLEKILDVYKSNYLVEQQAMMKAKLGLIDDHHADAKLIDSLLALLPVHPIDMTIFYRELIKVHGEMDHLTAWKIIHPAIYDIDIMPSSIKQQWLEWLQSYIDRIDRSSVFAKARAKKMRATNPKYVLRNYMAQLAIEAAEQGDYTIMSELFEMLKNPYSDQPAYDKWYARRPDWAINKPGCSQLSCSS
- a CDS encoding alpha-amylase family glycosyl hydrolase; translation: MKKYFLASLIVVLLIGCKNDKTQEKEMSKEVVSNFDWDAANVYFLLTDRFNNGDKSNDNTVPRDEETATLRGFEGGDFVGIQNKIEENYFTDLGVNAIWLTPIFEQVKGGVDEGTGYTYAYHGYWAKDWTAIEPAYGTMEEFKSLVQAAHDKGIRILLDVVINHAGPVTEQDPVWPEDWVRTGPVCTYQDQETAVSCTLTNNLPDVLTDSKEEVELPPALVQKWKDEVRYEEEVQELDAFFEESGLARTPANHLIKWVTDYARETGVDGFRIDTVKHVEEEVWATFIEQAQIAYEQWKDEHPDLMIHNDPFFIIGELYGYYAAGGRAYNFNEVPVDYFNVGYDAMINFGFKEDAGLNYKALFQKYADIKSNLNKETDSDVVSFMNYISSHDDGQPYDPQRESGIEAGTKLLLSPGISQIYYGDESSRILSADGAEGDANLRTNMNWDNMDDATLEHWQQLGRFRRDHPAVGAGKHYSLDHTGSGTLAARFYEKDDYKDDVLIGAGLENGEITIDVSKVFPDIDELRNAYSDTIHVVEDGKIITTAINGVVLLEPYF